One stretch of Candidatus Brocadiaceae bacterium DNA includes these proteins:
- a CDS encoding cation transporter — MVVISSAEYTKKAHLYQWALTLALITILYNVAEGIVSVLFGMKDEALSLFGFGIDSFVEVISGVGVWHMVRRFMKKGEADASRFELQALRITGTAFYILVFGLVVTSAISIFKGHKPETTFWGIVVALVSILSMWTLIHYKIKVGNRLNSQAILADANCTKACLCLSVVLLLTSVGYEFTGIGGMDAVGTMIIAALSFKEGRESFRKAQGVKCSCHFER, encoded by the coding sequence ATGGTTGTTATTTCATCTGCTGAATACACAAAGAAAGCACATCTTTATCAATGGGCATTGACTCTCGCGCTCATTACGATTCTGTATAATGTTGCTGAAGGGATAGTGTCCGTTTTATTTGGTATGAAGGACGAGGCGCTTTCCCTTTTTGGATTTGGGATAGATTCATTCGTAGAGGTTATTTCTGGAGTTGGCGTGTGGCATATGGTGCGCCGTTTCATGAAAAAGGGAGAAGCAGATGCCTCTCGATTTGAGCTGCAGGCCCTAAGGATTACCGGAACAGCATTCTATATTCTTGTATTTGGCCTGGTGGTTACTTCTGCGATAAGTATTTTCAAGGGGCATAAGCCGGAAACAACCTTCTGGGGCATTGTTGTGGCCCTGGTGTCAATCCTTTCCATGTGGACGCTCATTCATTATAAGATCAAGGTAGGAAACCGTCTCAATTCTCAGGCCATATTGGCTGACGCAAACTGTACAAAGGCCTGTTTGTGCCTATCGGTAGTTCTTCTCTTAACGAGTGTCGGTTATGAATTTACCGGTATCGGTGGCATGGATGCCGTTGGTACGATGATCATTGCCGCCCTTTCTTTTAAGGAAGGTCGCGAGTCATTCCGAAAGGCGCAAGGCGTCAAGTGTTCCTGCCATTTTGAGCGATGA
- a CDS encoding rhomboid family intramembrane serine protease, whose product MRYNRQSFGINIGNKWTRAVMILIIANASVFMVQLLFSTISSQWSPQPIDNFTGRSILPWHYPASDKFTKLFWLFPPDTLGHLWLWQYVSYMFLHSTTDPWHLIFNMLVLWMFGSEVERALGSRKFLVLYFTAGIFAGICCCIFTPRTPIVGASGAIFAIEVAFAMYFPNSTVIFYFFPIRAKYLVMIFAGITIFNCITPRGGNIAHFAHLGGLIYGFLFIRYSSRVERFLESWYHLQCEKERTKDQELRAKVDEILDKVNREGLNNLTWKERNLLKTASKRYKKNKH is encoded by the coding sequence ATGCGATATAATAGACAATCCTTTGGAATAAATATTGGAAATAAGTGGACACGCGCAGTTATGATTCTCATCATTGCCAACGCTAGCGTGTTCATGGTTCAGTTGTTGTTTTCAACGATAAGCTCTCAATGGAGCCCGCAGCCAATAGATAACTTCACGGGAAGGTCCATACTCCCCTGGCACTACCCTGCTTCTGACAAATTTACCAAGTTGTTCTGGCTTTTTCCTCCTGACACACTGGGGCATTTATGGTTATGGCAGTATGTTTCGTACATGTTTTTACACAGCACTACAGATCCATGGCACCTGATCTTTAATATGCTCGTGCTTTGGATGTTTGGAAGTGAAGTTGAACGGGCACTCGGTTCCAGGAAATTTTTGGTGCTCTATTTTACCGCCGGGATCTTTGCCGGAATATGTTGCTGTATCTTTACCCCACGTACTCCTATCGTGGGCGCATCAGGGGCGATTTTTGCTATTGAAGTGGCGTTTGCCATGTATTTTCCTAACAGTACCGTTATTTTCTATTTTTTCCCCATACGGGCAAAATATCTGGTTATGATATTTGCCGGCATCACAATCTTTAACTGTATTACTCCCAGAGGTGGCAATATTGCACACTTTGCGCACTTAGGTGGACTTATCTACGGATTTCTCTTTATCAGGTATTCTTCCCGGGTGGAAAGATTTTTAGAAAGCTGGTATCATCTCCAATGTGAGAAGGAACGCACGAAGGATCAGGAATTGCGAGCAAAAGTAGATGAAATTCTTGACAAGGTGAATCGAGAAGGACTGAACAATCTGACATGGAAAGAAAGAAATCTGCTTAAAACCGCCAGTAAGAGATATAAAAAAAATAAGCATTGA
- a CDS encoding S41 family peptidase produces MMKILVNKCFFLILLFLLNPFTFPHPVFSHQLGNALVRPIQTRMVKYENGYKSTFSYYPVGHTGVYDFSVRVENLTSGVYYKEDLQVHIIDQQGIECVHYRPFLFDKHIYKMRHALNKGLQYSFIIQFKIEDKLQTIEFPFETQEMRFDDLCQWCGMRITNSKTEYFLRLSTGEEKKACCVHCAINYKNKFNDKLASMETLDYVTSARVDGTKAWFVKNSNVTLENSMPPYILAFASINSAKLFRDKCQGNIIDYMELTNEIMEKEDTGLLSADNEEALLIKKLITTIKKNYYREVEETELMKLSTKGIMSSLDKDSSLKIIQPSSLDFIRGFERDETITGVRVIRDAIGYIKIDYFGRRTKEDFFMAMQSMKEKNIKGLIIDLRDNPGGSLKEATQIMQHFVPDGKLLASFQGKDQNTRYFSRAGEKWKRPLVLLVNNHTASSAEAFAATLQRYKKATLVGTNSYGKGTIQKIFPLDYKRSLILTIGRYYLADGITIEESGIQSDYVVEGNNEQMKCAIHLIEQLCSITAKN; encoded by the coding sequence ATGATGAAAATCCTAGTAAACAAGTGTTTTTTCCTGATTCTTTTGTTTCTCTTGAACCCGTTCACTTTTCCGCATCCTGTATTTTCACATCAACTGGGAAACGCTCTTGTAAGGCCGATTCAGACAAGGATGGTTAAATACGAGAACGGATACAAATCCACTTTTTCTTATTATCCCGTTGGACATACCGGCGTCTATGATTTTTCCGTCCGAGTGGAAAATCTTACTTCTGGTGTTTATTACAAAGAAGATCTCCAAGTTCACATCATTGATCAACAGGGAATAGAATGTGTTCACTATAGACCATTCTTATTTGATAAACATATTTACAAGATGAGACATGCGTTGAATAAGGGGCTCCAATATAGTTTTATCATACAATTCAAAATAGAAGATAAACTACAGACAATTGAATTTCCTTTTGAAACACAGGAAATGCGTTTTGATGACCTGTGTCAGTGGTGTGGCATGCGGATAACAAATTCAAAAACGGAATATTTTTTAAGGCTAAGCACGGGAGAAGAAAAGAAGGCGTGTTGTGTTCATTGTGCTATTAACTATAAAAACAAATTCAATGATAAACTGGCATCTATGGAAACCCTGGATTATGTAACAAGCGCAAGAGTTGACGGCACAAAGGCATGGTTTGTAAAAAATTCCAATGTGACGCTTGAAAACTCAATGCCTCCCTATATTCTTGCATTTGCTTCAATAAATTCAGCAAAGCTTTTTCGGGACAAATGTCAGGGAAATATTATTGACTATATGGAGCTCACCAATGAAATTATGGAAAAAGAGGACACGGGTCTTCTCTCTGCAGATAATGAAGAAGCGCTTTTGATAAAAAAACTCATCACTACGATCAAAAAAAATTATTATCGCGAGGTTGAAGAGACTGAACTGATGAAACTATCCACGAAAGGGATCATGTCCTCACTGGACAAAGATAGTTCACTGAAAATAATACAACCATCCTCTCTCGACTTTATCAGGGGGTTTGAGAGGGATGAGACGATAACCGGCGTCCGGGTCATTCGTGATGCTATTGGATATATTAAAATAGATTACTTTGGGAGAAGAACAAAAGAAGATTTTTTCATGGCGATGCAATCTATGAAAGAAAAAAATATTAAGGGATTAATCATAGACCTCAGAGACAATCCGGGAGGAAGTTTAAAAGAAGCAACTCAGATCATGCAACATTTTGTGCCAGACGGAAAATTGTTGGCGTCTTTTCAAGGCAAGGACCAAAATACGAGGTATTTTTCTCGGGCTGGTGAGAAATGGAAGCGCCCCCTGGTTCTTCTGGTAAATAACCATACGGCAAGCAGTGCGGAGGCATTTGCGGCAACATTACAGCGTTACAAAAAGGCAACCCTTGTAGGAACAAACAGCTACGGAAAAGGAACTATCCAAAAAATATTCCCCTTGGATTACAAGCGCTCCCTGATCCTTACAATCGGCAGGTATTATCTCGCCGACGGAATCACGATAGAAGAATCAGGCATACAATCTGATTACGTTGTCGAAGGAAATAATGAGCAGATGAAATGCGCCATACACCTTATAGAACAACTCTGCTCTATTACAGCCAAAAACTGA